A stretch of Toxoplasma gondii ME49 chromosome V, whole genome shotgun sequence DNA encodes these proteins:
- a CDS encoding hypothetical protein (encoded by transcript TGME49_220520) codes for MKDDACATHSRLPLAPPDKKPKKCRAREYGSRETGRQTFASREPPRRGTRCFSAGWGEETIRSRRLSKLARTVEGQRDAGSEGREESRGRPGCQGVAEARQGENVEADVPRRNLHRLAREVRRTRGQRANTDESGGKQETEESEFRSHSLPSGSLSAVTRLSASRLQARTSDGKSTASMKTTKIGGRENTPGEPIRRSASGRLLRASASVSLSCVSAGVSPALSFSYPLLPALCTPRAQSRSSCGDKPSPHKLFRARRLISLSPRASDQGSRAAKVAPSGEASPSAPRRSSLRSSVSRLQDQARKKAKDRKKSLPGSTICPRPLATTEKKDGAGARSLEALPRKLRTRPSSITTEQSSSAERAQNRKGNTCKVPHLHDSNASRNGRHTLAGSSSYSSCSASARPRRQSTGVSRADEESKGKREKRGKAELGAKPGCSQNGEKEKESKRKNPREGGEILSPRLPSGHRQPQAPRRDGRPQRQLRSHDTKHENPTPISTRDPTFPSVLPSLTALAAASVASQTVSLPPAVGVSETERRAASPGARTQALGNRSDTFITLDAGVTTGRSLTASFQADSKGVLPVVRKPVQAVPSPQPQMPSAGWESASLAAHQTLHGPESLSERRDIPGGPWSERAGSGDLKSRIVDLPLLRGTGGPSPIASHPLAGSFLAEMRLQMQLKQQQAQQLLSSALGSSLLSFPASFQLSPSVDFSSALCPTAPHTGLDQTGEGHTASQRVLPSCLGASVVSEAVPSEFPLLTHAGRSHTAWPPAVFGPVSMPVSLGPEANESLLSPSPFHGADTGGDYPPVKGLSFAPKGTPVSLRGQTFRAKDDLWVVSFVPKRRRLEGSRRQCQRRRASCLSSSVSLSSLSSSPDSISGNRILGNGGRGGETQRKSREDAQDVSRGRCPKQTGAKETDVNSSKTTHVDSTKETADDSVRETGGARQNGETLRSSQRLRQGTEGFLKENEKSKTEPTETSGSDDYLGNLAPGAVEGGNEKSRTSEAWHNTEESNKNETSTSFSAHGAASVDGTAGVERDRVNAADGQGGAEENEEEEQCWQTFGVQEYGGEETAREAALLFMLKFSRDGVVVLDGLTQDNVEALSHPTESTDEEDWEDEEHEENGEVVDTEEEARAEGRVEAELVMKSDGNEEAAAEDRGAARTGKATKRRETRRSVGNNRESRDFWSEWIFDDRGLSRRILGSYTTPISGLSEESRFCALPQQGLCGDVALPGRKRGRPRKGKHRSSSVIVVKKGRRSWNRGSSLPFATLARGASRPACLRTRPLAAPRRGSAAVAGDQALHRKRRKLLTLSLVAAVSEAGCGRSDACARDAREVEGRLSSTEEENPLKVFRDRLYAVLGRDVEDTGRRVDTREVVKGQVSGANTRVGELLCRNHLMTGSFVPTGDGWLLDSVDDLEREPFSAEPLSSAWYLMQVKLHALNLSPQQPLSVRGAQDLLDSHDACYFHSPYSQGNFLHRLHSRFASEASAPAPQPVGSPSIHVQLPPSSLDSLSVSHLLPGSPFFDSQPPGRFSQLAQMSGSLGGRSANAAERVFPFNSLSGPSVSCVPPVSAQTIPLSFLASKSVRGGAPGFPTSFPSPLAPGGTTELSAPATVVASAHASHGFLAPMTTPHSLMEKLAQVHLESPVQTKVDFSAVTDLRASGKSPENPGAAALIPEPVGPSFPFSAVTRELLARLLLQRRQGGGAQVLVGAEEREASLVSSPSAVQREKRTGEASPTQWQETSERFKIDGMKTGKESRLCQSSGRPLDVSCPSQQEANRRESTSCVRVPAIYEHGGRVEPSSREKRQVPEEPLGSQESGQNSFVAFSVPSGVSKGTLHHVPRPAALKNMRQAQGDEGCQPDSERLSYTETAHMQLPQSDEAQKTGGLAEEAGSSGHVGSGRKKRGGEMRKAVRQATEEDQLRSELMAKQRELIAQSQLLEREKVLFSVEQGNWPEKRKERFQAHLIEKQRELLQSIERQKERLLQTQLAEKQKRNLRLAQAETDMRTGEPVPNSHAENQDNATCGRGSSPQGRRGGRRLTSLGLWAIQSEVKSGQPQMKENVREGVDLDARPQAKKGEFLHFSGSVCATAKRGDGTLLQSEEMKERCESCKVFVNQKNAPLEAEGQPIVGNLDSNAKQSTICLLQSRTTETKGKAAELKAQLREKETELELVSACTQKSKEKCRPSAKLDTDLAQPCGGRVLWEKPTENRATGESTDCKVREENFPFQLISMETPQGFELQRKVLHGAQEDQEQPNEMAMQAALMSPTETHQRTDSLVSPAGRLPSATERQTASVVGEKGP; via the exons ATGAAggacgacgcatgcgcaacGCATAGTCGACTGCCTCTTGCTCCCCCTGAcaagaagccgaagaagtgTCGTGCACGGGAATATGGAAGCCGCGAAACTGGTCGCCAAACCTTTGCCTCCCGCGAACCCCCTCGACGAGGaactcgctgcttctctgcgggTTGGGGCGAAGAGACGATTCGTTCTCGTCGACTTTCGAAACTCGCACGGACAGTAGAAGGGCAGCGAGACGCAGGCAGCGAGGGCAGGGAAGAGTCGCGTGGGAGACCGGGTTGTCAGGGAGTCGCGGAGGCGAGGCAAGGAGAAAACGTGGAGGCAGACGTTCCTCGGAGGAATCTTCACAGACTTGCAAGGGAGGTTCGGCGAACACGAGGGCAACGGGCAAATACCGACGAGAGCGGAGGAAAGCAAGAGACCGAGGAATCAGAATTTCGCAGTCACTCACTTCCTTCGGGGTCTCTGTCAGCGGTGACTCGGCTGTCTGCCAGCCGTCTGCAGGCGAGAACCTCGGATGGAAAGTCAACCGCTTCGATGAAAACTACCAAAAtaggaggaagggagaatACGCCTGGAGAACCAATTCGCCGCTCTGCGTCGGGTCGCCTGTTgcgcgcgtctgcctctgtgtCGCTGTCTTGTGTCTCCGCTGGGGTATCTCCggctctctcgttctcctaCCCGCTGCTTCCCGCCCTGTGCACGCCGAGGGCCCAGTCGCGATCGAGCTGCGGAGACAAACCGAGTCCGCATAAGCTCTTTCGTGCTCGCCGTCTcatctcgctctcgcctcgagCTAGCGACCAGGGGAGTCGCGCGGCAAAGGTGGCACCTAGTGGCGAGGCGTCTCCCAGCGCTCcccgtcgttcttctctccgctcgtctgtctcccggTTGCAGGAccaagcgagaaagaaggcgaaggacaggaagaagTCTCTTCCCGGCTCCACGATTTGTCCGAGACCCCTTGCTACgactgagaagaaggacggcgCAGGAGCGAGGTCGCTTGAAGCGCTTCCGCGGAAGTTGAGAACGAGACCTTCTTCGATTACCACAGAacagtcttcttctgcggaaCGTGcacaaaacagaaaaggcaACACATGCAAAGTACCACATTTACATGACTCAAATGCCTCTCGAAACGGTCGACACACACTGGCTGGTTCCTCGTCGTACTCGTCTTGTTCAGCGTCGGCCCGACCCCGGCGGCAATCTACTGGAGTTTCGCGagccgacgaagagagcaaggggaagagggagaagcgtgGAAAAGCCGAGCTGGGTGCGAAGCCAGGCTGTAGtcagaacggagagaaagaaaaggaaagcaaacGCAAGAACCCTCGGGAGGGAGGCGAGATCCTGAGTCCTCGTTTGCCTTCAGGTCATCGTCAGCCGCAAGCCCCACGGCGGGACGGTCGTCCCCAGCGTCAGTTACGCAGCCATGATACCAAGCACGAAAATCCAACTCCCATTTCCACACGGGATCCGACTTTCCCCTCTGTCCTTCCCAGCCTCACTGCACTTGCCGCTGCGTCCGTGGCGTCCCAAACTGTCTCCCTTCCGCCTGCCGTCGGCGTCTCGGAGACTGAGCGAAGGGCTGCGTCGCCCGGGGCTAGGACCCAGGCGCTCGGAAACCGATCAGACACGTTTATCACTCTCGATGCTGGAGTTACGACGGGCAGAAGCCTCACTGCATCTTTTCAAGCAGACAGCAAAGGTGTCTTGCCAGTGGTTCGCAAACCCGTGCAGGCAGTGCCGTCTCCACAGCCGCAGATGCCCAGTGCGGGATGGGAGTCGGCTTCGCTGGCTGCTCACCAGACACTTCATGGCCCTGAGTCCCTTTCGGAAAGAAGAGATATACCTGGAGGCCCTTGGTCTGAGAGGGCAGGCAGCGGAGACCTGAAATCGAGGATAGTGgatcttcctctgctgcgtGGAACCGGTGGGCCTTCGCCGATAGCTTCCCATCCTCTTGCGGGTTCTTTTTTAGCGGAGATGCGTCTTCAGATGCAGCTGAAACAGCAGCAGGCTCAGCAGCTTCTATCGTCGGCTCTGGGTTCCTCGCTGCTGTCCTTTCCAGCTTCGTTCCAGCTGTCGCCGTCTGTGGATTTTTCGTCTGCACTGTGTCCTACGGCACCCCACACGGGGCTCGATCAAACTGGAGAGGGACACACGGCCTCACAAAGAGTGCTTCCGTCTTGTTTGGGTGCGTCAGTTGTGTCCGAAGCTGTTCCCTCGGAGTTTCCTCTGCTCACGCATGCAGGCCGCAGCCACACCGCTTGGCCGCCAGCGGTGTTCGGACCCGTGTCGATGCCTGTATCTCTGGGTCCTGAGGCGAACGAGAGCTTGCTCTCACCGTCTCCATTTCATGGCGCGGATACTGGAGGCGACTATCCGCCGGTCAAGGGCCTATCCTTCGCGCCGAAAGGAACACCTGTCTCTTTGCGAGGACAGACGTTTCGAGCGAAAGACGATCTCTGGGTAGTATCCTTCGTTCCAAAACGGCGACGACTCGAGGGGTCTCGACGTCAGTGTCAACGCAGACGGGCCTCGTGCCTTTCgtcttcggtgtctctctcttctttgtcgtcgTCACCCGACTCCATTTCCGGTAACCGGATCTTGGGGAATGGAGGCCGGGGTGGTGAGACACAGCGGAAGAGCCGAGAGGACGCGCAGGATGTCTCGCGAGGTCGATGCCCAAAGCAGACAGgtgcgaaggagacagatgtGAATTCCTCAAAGACAACACATGTGGACTccacaaaggagacagcagacgatTCCGTAAGGGAGACGGGTGGAGCGCGACAGAATGGTGAGACGCTGCGCAGCTCCCAAAGGTTGCGGCAGGGAACAGAGGGATTtctgaaagaaaacgagaagagcaAAACTGAGCCCACGGAGACAAGTGGGTCTGATGATTACCTAGGGAACTTAGCACCCGGAGCGGTGGAAGGGGGAAATGAAAAATCCCGGACGAGCGAAGCATGGCATAACACCGAGGAGAGCAATAAGAACGAAACGTCAACTTCATTTTCGGCGCACGGTGCGGCAAGCGTTGACGGAACCGCCGgcgtagagagagacagagtaAACGCGGCAGATGGACAAGGTGGGGCGGAAGAAaatgaggaggaagaacagtGTTGGCAAACATTTGGAGTGCAAGAGTACGGCGGCGAAGAGACTGCTCGCGAAGCCGCTCTTCTGTTCATGTTGAAGTTCAGTAGAGACGGAGTCGTCGTCCTCGATGGTCTCACACAGGATAATGTGGAGGCTTTGAGCCACCCCACGGAGTCCACCGATGAGGAGGATTGGGAGGACGAAGAGCATGAGGAAAACGGGGAAGTTGTAGAcacggaagaggaggcaagGGCGGAAGGACGGGTGGAGGCGGAGCTTGTCATGAAGAGCGATGGAAACGAGGAGGCAGCTGCTGAAGACCGGGGAGCCGCGCGTACAgggaaagcgacgaagagaagggaaacaaGGAGGTCTGTAGGgaacaacagagaaagcCGGGATTTCTGGTCAGAGTGGATCTTCGATGACCGCGGGTTGTCTCGGCGAATTCTCGGCTCGTACACAACTCCGATTTCGGGGCTGTCTGAGGAGTCGCGCTTTTGTGCCCTTCCCCAACAAGGACTTTGTGGAGACGTCGCACTCCCAGGCAGGAAACGAGGGCGACCAAGGAAGGGCAAACACCGCTCCTCGTCTGTAATTGTGGtcaagaaagggagacgTTCCTGGAACCGCGGATCTTCGTTGCCATTTGCCACGCTTGCTCGAGGCGCGAGTCGAcccgcctgtctccgcacTCGCCCTCTAGCGGCGCCTCGCAGGGGATCTGCGGCCGTTGCTGGGGATCAGGCGCTTCATCGAAAGCGACGCAAACTGTTGACGCTGTCGCTCGTGGCCGCGGTTTCCGAGGCAGGCTGCGGAAGgagcgacgcatgcgcacGCGACGCAAGAGAGGTCGAGGGGCGCCTCTCCTCCACCGAGGAGGAGAATCCACTAAAGGTTTTCAGGGATAGGCTGTACGCGGTGCTGGGCAGAGACGTTGAAGACACCGGAAGGCGGGTCGATACCAGAGAAGTAGTGAAAGGCCAAGTTTCCGGCGCCAACACAAGGGTCGGAgagcttctctgtcgcaaCCACCTGATGACGGGCAGCTTCGTCCCAACAGGAGATGGGTGGCTTCTCGACAGCGTCGACGACCTCGAAAGAGAACCTTTCTCAGCCGAACCCCTC TCCTCGGCGTGGTATTTGATGCAAGtgaagctgcatgcgctgaatCTCTCTCCCCAACAACCGCTGAGTGTGCGTGGGGCGCAGGACCTCTTGGACTCGCACGACGCTTGCTACTTCCACAGTCCGTATTCGCAGGGAAAttttcttcatcgtcttcaCAGTCGCTTCGCTTCTGAAGCTAGCGCACCTGCACCGCAGCCTGTCGGGTCGCCTTCAATCCATGTCCAGCTCCCGCCTTCCAGCCTCGATTCGCTTTCCGTCTCGCATCTGCTACCCGGGAGCCCATTTTTCGATAGCCAGCCACCTGGGCGGTTTTCTCAACTCGCGCAGATGAGTGGAAGTCTAGGTGGACGTTCCGCGAATGCGGCGGAAAGGGTGTTCCCTTTTAACTCTCTGTCAGGGCCGTCCGTGTCTTGCGTACCTCCTGTATCTGCCCAGACAAtacctctttccttcttAGCATCAAAATCAGTCCGCGGTGGTGCCCCGGGTTTCCCTACTTCGTTTCCGTCTCCTTTAGCTCCTGGGGGGACCACAGAGCTTAGCGCACCGGCAACTGTTGTCGCCTCTGCGCACGCATCCCACGGGTTTCTGGCACCGATGACAACTCCTCATTCACTGATGGAGAAGTTAGCTCAGGTGCATCTGGAGTCGCCTGTGCAAACGAAGGTCGATTTCTCTGCCGTTACGGATCTTCGCGCGTCTGGAAAGTCGCCAGAAAACCCGGGCGCCGCGGCGCTCATACCCGAACCTGTTGGACCttccttccctttttctgctgTCACTCGGGAGCTCTTGGCTCGACTCCTGCTGCAGCGGAGGCAGGGTGGGGGCGCGCAAGTGCTCGTAggagcggaggagagagaggcatcTTTGGTATCTTCTCCATCTGCGGTacagcgggagaagagaacgggcGAAGCTTCTCCCACACAGTGGCAAGAGACGTCCGAGCGCTTCAAGATTGACGGCATGAAAACCGGGAAAGAATCGCGGCTTTGTCAGTCGAGTGGGAGGCCGCTGGACGTTTCATGTCCGTCTCAACAGGAGGCGAATCGGAGGGAGAGCACTTCGTGTGTGCGCGTTCCGGCGATTTACGAGCACGGAGGCCGTGTAGAGCCGTCGTccagggagaaaagacaggtTCCGGAAGAACCGCTCGGATCTCAGGAGTCGGGGCAAAACTcgttcgtcgctttctctgttccgtCGGGTGTCTCAAAGGGAACGCTTCACCACGTACCTCGGCCGGCGGCTTTGAAGAACATGAGACAGGCCCAGGGAGACGAGGGGTGTCAGCCGGATTCGGAGCGCCTCAGCTACACGGAGACGGCGCACATGCAGTTGCCTCAGTCAGACGAAGCGCAGAAGACAGGGGGATTGGCGGAAGAGGCTGGGAGTTCGGGGCATGTTGGGtcagggagaaagaaaagaggtgGGGAGATGCGGAAGGCAGTACGGCAGGCGACGGAGGAAGACCAGCTGCGCTCAGAGTTGATGGCAAAGCAGAGGGAGTTGATTGCTCAGTCGCAGTTGctggagcgagagaaggttTTGTTTTCAGTGGAGCAGGGCAACTGGCCtgagaagcggaaggagagGTTCCAGGCGCACCTCATAGAGAAACAACGCGAGCTGCTTCAGTCCAttgagaggcagaaggaacGTCTGTTGCAGACTCAGCtggcagagaaacagaaaagaaatcTGCGTCTTGCtcaggcggagacagacatgCGGACAGGAGAGCCGGTCCCCAactcgcatgcagaaaatCAGGACAACGCGACTTGTGGGCGAGGCTCTTCTCCACAAGGGCGAAGGGGCGGGCGGCGCCTGACGTCGTTGGGCCTGTGGGCGATCCAGAGCGAGGTCAAATCTGGCCAACCTCAGATGAAGGAAAACGTTAGGGAAGGGGTAGATCTTGACGCACGGCCTCAGGCAAAGAAAGGGGAATTTCTTCATTTCAGCGGTTCAGTGTGTGCCACAGCGAAGCGAGGTGACGGCACTCTGCTTCAGTCCGAAGAAATGAAAGAAAGATGCGAAAGCTGTAAGGTGTTTGTTAATCAGAAAAATGCGCCGTTGGAAGCCGAGGGACAACCGATAGTGGGAAATCTTGACTCGAACGCGAAACAGTCCACAATTTGTCTTCTGCAGTCTCGGAccacagaaacgaaggggAAAGCTGCGGAGCTCAAGGCgcagctgagagagaaggaaacggagctTGAGCTGGTCTCCGCATGCACGCAAAAATCCAAGGAGAAGTGCAGACCGAGCGCCAAGCTAGACACAGACTTGGCCCAGCCTTGTGGTGGCCGCGTTCTGTGGGAAAAGCCTACAGAGAACAGAGCGACCGGCGAGTCGACAGACTGCAaggtgagagaggagaacttTCCTTTTCAGTTAATAAGCATGGAGACACCTCAGGGTTTTGAGCTCCAGAGAAAGGTGTTGCATGGCGCTCAAGAAGACCAGGAACAACCGAATGAAATGGCGATGCAGGCCGCTCTAATGTCACCCACTGAAACACACCAGAGAACAGACAGTTTGGTTTCTCCTGCTGGAAGGCTGCCGTCAGCGACAGAACGACAGACAGCCTCGGTGGTCGGCGAGAAGGGTCCATGA
- a CDS encoding hypothetical protein (encoded by transcript TGME49_220525~Predicted trans-membrane domain (TMHMM2.0):55-78), which translates to MRRPQMKQMRRYHRLTLGRPLPRETPSASVGLGLVVLERRLASLPSHSLRVHLRLFLPSLVCVLVLLSLPSLLPLPSAKPPWRGPFRLVYLLCWGMWRRRKSFL; encoded by the exons ATGAGAAGGCCACAAATGAAACAGATGAGGAGATACCATCGCCTGACGCTG GGTCGTCCGTTGCCCAGGGAGACACCGTCGGCGTCTGTAGGGCTGGGGCTAGTTGTTCTCGAGCGCAGGCTGGCATCTCTTCCCTCTCACTCCCTTCGCGTTCATCTTCGCTtgtttctcccttcgctcgtctgcgtcctggtcctcctctcgcttccgtcGCTGCTTCCACTTCCCAGCGCGAAGCCCCCGTGGAGAGGCCCTTTTCGCCTTGTTTATCTTCTCTGTTGGGGTAtgtggaggcggagaaagagTTTCCTTTAG
- the AP2V1 gene encoding AP2 domain transcription factor AP2V-1 (encoded by transcript TGME49_220530): MCVKKEGGDGKRGNEKNQVNDKGVKRTGRDVESRHAPSVPHLEKLVDMAMVYSSCLPPCDSSQGGDGERVKRNAGAKRKQGQGESQDRLKALHDSHPLQCVWYLESSPATNITLPSESGSLKSPSSPSKRASPDRVMEVSASLCKEEQKRREGPREGQWCCSWSFPRGRPTGTKFSVKLFGYEEAKRLALYTALYAYSPEERCDVLQELIDEVLATASSASLSASHLPNPERFPAILELQPQPLSLSSSLSPSLCVRLDACAFPSPVLSGSPLCSSPGLSSRGRNGSKAARETLSIDRGIRLSSQSSASSNAMPSQFPQRWQATEVRMSLLCRSSFRASRRREGGNHGEAEAEAKRAGQTREKTGRRDKGNHPHDLSVNNRKEPNKLEKSHSSCSPRRSLFSSIQVQQDERSGGRLLHGFRGDMEEGKRASRANKHVEAKKGEVTGRRKGVCGGALFGCFPARRGRERGEDEGEREKAGQVNAQH; this comes from the exons ATGTgtgtgaagaaagaaggaggcgacgggaagagaggaaacgagaagaatcAGGTGAACGACAAGGGTGTGAAGAGAACGGGAAGGGACGTAGAAAGCCGCCATGCACCGTCTGTTCCCCATCTCGAAAAGCTCGTCGACATGGCCATGGTCTACAGCAGCTGTTTGCCGCCCTGCGATTCCTCTCAAGGTGGCGACGGCGAAAGAGTCAAACGCAACGCTGGTGCCAAACGCAAACAGG GACAAGGTGAATCTCAGGACCGGCTGAAGGCTCTCCACGACAGCCACCCTTTGCAGTGCGTCTGGTATCTTGAGTCGTCCCCTGCAACGAATATCACTCTGCCGTCTGAAAGTGGAAGTCTGAaatctccctcttctccatccAAGCGTGCCTCTCCCGACAGAGTTATGGAAGTCTCTGCTTCACTTTGCaaggaggaacagaaaagaagagaaggcccTCGAGAAGGGCAGTGGTGTTGCTCCTGGTCCTTTCCTAGGGGACGCCCAACAGGGACTAAATTCTCTGTCAAACTCTTCGGAT atgaagaagcaaagCGGCTTGCCCTGTATACAGCCCTCTATGCGTACTCTCCCGAAGAGAGGTGTGACGTTCTACAG GAGCTGATCGACGAGGTGCTTGCGACAGCTTCGTCGGCGtcgctctcggcttctcATCTCCCCAATCCGGAACGTTTTCCTGCCATTCTCGAGTTGCAGCCCCAaccgctttctctctcttcgtcgctctcgccttcactCTGCGTCCGACtggatgcatgcgctttTCCGTCGCCAG TGCTTTCGGGATCACCACTCTGTTCGTCGCCTGGACTGTCTTCTCGAGGACGTAATGGAAGCAAGGCTGCTCGGGAGACGCTGTCCATTGATCGGGGcattcgtctttcttctcagtcCTCTGCCTCCAGCAACGCCATGCCCTCGCAGTTCCCGCAGCGGTGGCAAGCCACAGAAGTTCGAATGTCTTTGCTTTGTCGGTCTTCTTTTCGAGCCTCGAGGCGGCGGGAAGGAGGGAACCACGGCGAGGCcgaagcagaggcaaagCGAGCCGGACAGACACGCGAGAAGACGGGCAGACGAGACAAAGGAAATCACCCTCACGATTTGTCTGTCAACAACAGGAAGGAGCCGAACAAACTGGAGAAAAGCCactcttcctgttctccaagacgttctcttttttcatCTATTCAAGTGCAGCAGGATGAGCGAAGTGGCGGACGGTTATTGCATGGTTTCCGAGGCGACAtggaggaagggaagagagcaaGCCGAGCAAACAAGCATGTCGAGGCAAAGAAAGGTGAAGTGACAGGCCGCAGAAAAGGTGTGTGCGGAGGAGCGCTCTTCGGGTGTTTCCCCGCCAGACGGggacgagagcgaggcgaagacgagggagagagagaaaaagcaggacAGGTGAATGCGCAACACTGA
- a CDS encoding hypothetical protein (encoded by transcript TGME49_220540~Predicted trans-membrane domain (TMHMM2.0):112-135:138-161) produces MSPDVCTEADAWEAEESPKTGRTESACASSWVTLPAAVPTPSPSSSWSTADGATAPLWQRRGERRGEKRGDTQRRESRASPKSRNEARQLCLPSVGSGATEGKPPTRDKQLGSLILFAFARVSAAFAPLLLFSALLPESVLGGLLTVLNMLAAGSPLNLLVTRSAFFSCAALVRSRAGVHRHACSSSPRLRYAVLVFQDCRKLSFAQLVFVFLSKNRHVAHVADFQCTAHTAAGFASVFAKPRKEGDIEKVQEKERMTERDDRRGLAVGIRRQPEDEGSQQVHHSSIARGNQNRKE; encoded by the exons ATGTCGCCTGATGTCTGtacagaagcagacgcctGGGAAGCTGAGGAAAGCCCGAAGACAGGGAGGACCGAGTCTGCGTGTGCGTCGTCTTGGGTGACCCTTCCCGCTGCGGTCCCCACTCCTTCACCATCATCGTCGTGGTCTACCGCGGACGGAGCGACGGCACCGTTGTggcaaagaagaggcgaacgccgaggggaaaagagaggagacacccagAGACGAGAGTCGCGAGCCTCTCCAAAGAGTCGCAACGAGGCGAGGCAACTGTGTTTGCCCTCCGTGGGAAGTGGAGCAACGGAAGGTAAACCGCCCACGCGGGACAAGCAACTGGGGAGCTTGattctcttcgccttcgctcgcGTCTCGGCTGCTTTCgccccgcttcttctcttctcggctcTCCTGCCGGAGTCCGTCCTTGGTGGTCTTCTCACCGTCCTCAACATGCTAGCTGCCGGCAGTCCGCTCAACCTCTTG GTTACGCGCTCGGCCTTCTTCAGTTGTGCTGCTCTGGTGCGATCACGAGCTGGCGTGCATCGACAtgcctgttcttcttcacctcgtCTCCGTTATGCCGTCCTCGTTTTCCAAGATTGTCGGAAGCTTTCCTTCGCGCAGCTcgtgttcgtttttctttcgaagAACAGACACGTTGCTCACGTCGCGGACTTCCAGTGCACGGCCCACACTGCCGCAGGGTTTGCGTCTGTTTTTGCAAAGCCAAGGAAGGAAGGTGACATCGAGAAGGTgcaagaaaaggaacggATGACTGAAAGGGATGACAGGCGAGGTCTTGCAGTGGGCATAAGGCGGCAAccggaagacgagggaagtCAACAAGTCCATCACAGTAGTATAGCCAGAGGGAAtcaaaacagaaaagagtaG
- a CDS encoding hypothetical protein (encoded by transcript TGME49_220560~Predicted trans-membrane domain (TMHMM2.0):61-84:220-240:254-277:312-335:372-392) → MQLLMRFNTFEATATSQCLMTGSSLAGLILNFIRRNPVVDMPLIDMDMVLLLGPMQMCGSSIGVIVNRVLPAWLIIVLLVVCLLYETIRLMRRLCDQPKRARNETQLTAAEHTQQTRGRLGMAVPVEDQQSAGEMGVTTRKAAGDEEKKQDGNETQKEQKTSGIGDDDVCENQEVLVSSEDEHVIHKEERDTQAAALDSDDRRRRKTEFETIKYLWERHELTKWSILLTIWTINLTITFIKGGKRSTVHVVPFCSVSYWIIYVVGCLFLATASLLWGYKLLKRHKKRLRLHQLCYSSIEFTPDNVQFLLAQAFFAGMLGAIVGIGGGLILGPALLLKGVVPSVSSSLTSCLVLLSASTAGTINLTSRMAPPSISGVLFLVLFFTTLVGKSLLDRLVGSKHFPMTECSQMSLYMCPKYKRPHISA, encoded by the exons ATGCAGCTCCTCATGCGTTTTAATACTTTCGAGGCGACGGCAACAAGTCAGTGTTTGATGACCGGGAGTTCCCTTGCAGGTCTCATTCTCAACTTCATTCGCCGCAACCCCGTTGTGGATATGCCACTTATTGATATGGATATG GTCCTCCTGCTAGGTCCAATGCAGATGTGTGGCTCTTCGATTGGCGTTATCGTGAACCGTGTGCTGCCTGCTTGGTTGATTATTGTCCTCCTTGTTGTGTGTTTGTTATACGAAACCATTCGTCTTATGCGACGGCTTTGTGACCAGCCAAAGCGGgcaagaaacgagacacagCTGACTGCAGCTGAACACACACAGCAAACACGCGGGCGATTGGGGATGGCTGTCCCCGTGGAGGATCAACAGTCAGCAGGCGAAATGGGGGTTACTAccaggaaggcagcaggagacgaggaaaagaagcaggaTGGgaacgaaacacagaaagaacagaagacCAGCGGGATAGGGGACGACGACGTATGCG AGAATCAGGAGGTTCTGGTATCATCAGAAGATGAACATGTTATTCacaaggaggaaagagataCACAAGCAGCTGCATTAGACAGTGATGACCGCCGgcgcagaaaaacagagttCGAAACGATCAAGTATCTGTGGGAACGGCATGAGCTGACG AAGTGGTCAATCCTGCTCACGATCTGGACCATCAACCTTACCATCACATTCATCAAGGGAGGCAAGCGTTCCACCGTCCACGTT GTCCCCTTCTGCTCAGTGTCTTACTGGATAATATACGTGGttggctgtctcttcctAGCAACAGCATCGCTTCTATGGGGTTACAAGCTCCTCAAACGGCACAAAAAGAGACTCCGTCTCCACCAGCTGTGCTACTCCTCAATCGAGTTTACCCCAGACAACGTGCAATTTCTTCTTGCCCAGGCTTTCTTCGCTGGCATGCTAG GCGCTATTGTGGGGATAGGCGGAGGTCTAATTCTTGGTCCAGCGCTTCTCCTGAAAGGCGTCGTTCCTTCCGTGTCGTCGTCACTGACGTCATGCCTTGTGTTGCTTTCTGCTTCGACGGCTGGGACGATCAATCTGACAAGCAGAATGGCACCTCCGAGCATCAGCGgtgttcttttcctcgtcctcttcttcaccacCCTTGTCGGCAAATCTCTTCTCGATCGGTTGGTGGGTTCCAAACATTTTCCAATGACGGAATGCAGCCAGATGTCCCTGTATATGTGTCCCAAGTACAAACGGCCTCACATCAGTGCATAG